DNA from Daucus carota subsp. sativus chromosome 1, DH1 v3.0, whole genome shotgun sequence:
CTTGAAGATATAATTAAACCACACGTGCGAGAGAGTAGGTGAAACGGGCCATTGTGATTAACATCGTAGACTGAGTTTAGTTTCTTCACCTTCTCTACTTATAAGAAGGAGGTTTGTTTTCACTCACCTCATACCACCACCATCATCATAAATTTCTACACAAATCCTCCTCTAAAAACCTCAAACCCCCCTGCAATACTTCATTCACCTCATGGCGGAAACACAATCGGTAAATAATACCCGCAccacaaatttattatataatcatgTTTTTATTGCTCCATGCATCATTTGTTTTCTTACATTGTTATAGGTTAGAGTGGATGAGAAGCAACTAAAGTACCTAGGTTTCGTACAAGAGGCAGCTATTTATGTCATTCTGTTAGTGACATCATTCTACGAGTACGCTAAAAGCAACTCCGGTCCGTTAAAGTCCGGTATTCTAACTGTCGAAGGCGCTGTTACGGCTGTCATCGGACCTGTCTACCACAAGTTTCATCATGTTCCCTTCCAGCTCCTCTTGTTCGTTGATCGCAAGGTACGATCAGCACCGACTACTTATTTAGCTCGGTTCGATAAAAATTCGACTCatgtttgatttatttataaacgAGTTGATCATGACAATCTCTGCACAATGAGTCAATGCGGTGAACTAAATCTGAGCTCGATAGAAGCTTTATTAATACTAAATGTGGATATATAAATTGTAACGTGtcaaaattatatacttatattttgttAGCGTGTGTGATCTGAAGTTGTTTTTTGTCCTCATATACTAATTATGTGCTAAGTTGAATGATTGAAGGAGACTTATATCTGTATGGAGAATAGAGATATAAAACTCGATTGATTTCTAGCAGGTTCATTAAAATTTCTAATCTTAAAGCGTAAGGAGCAaagtttattcaattaaaaaatgAGCTGAAATTTAATTACTGAAAGCCAAATATGAGtccaagtttgatttatttattaggAGATAAGCTGAAGCAACACAAAAAATATGAGTTTGTATTCGATTTATTTATTAAGAGATAAGTTGAAGCAACCCAAAATTGAGGTCTAGTCGACTTAGAAATATCTTATGTCATGATATAATTTGCGGACGTTTATTTACCAGCACTGTCGCATGTACCAGCAactggactttttttttttcagactAATTTAGATAAGTATATACAGGTTGATCAGCTGATGACTAAGGTGGATCACCACATGCCAGCGTTAATCAAAGACACTTCAAGCCAAGTCCGATTACTGGTTTCAGAGATCAAGCAAGTAGGTGTGGTGGAGACGGCTAAAAAAAGGGCTCACACAGTGTACATTAAGTACCAGCCTGTTGCAAATGAGTACTACTGCAAGTACGAGCCGCTCGCTGAGAAGTACATTGTGGTGGTTTGGAATTCTCTCAATAGGCTTCCTCTGTTTCCTCAACTAGCTCACGTTTTAGTCCCAACAGCAGCATATTGTGCCACGAGATACAATCGAACCGTCGTTTATTTCAGATCAAGAAGCTATACGGTGTCATATTATGTGCCATTGGTTCCTGTTGAGAAGATTGCGAAGATATTTAAGACTACTGAGAATGGGCATGCCGCGAGAAATGGATATGCTGCTGATGGGAAGACTCAATGAGAATCGGCATGGAGATGGAGGATCAGGTTTGGGTTGTgatgtttataatatagcaatatgTGTTCTTAATGTCTAGCTAggtatttaaatatttagctTTCCTCTGCACTGTAATTTCGCTTTGAGGTTCTGCAAAACATATCTCGGTGAAGAAATTTGAAGCCCCTCTAAGTTCTTCTCTAACATTTCAGTAAGCTTTTTTGCAATTTAAAACCAATAGTTCGCTAATTGATAAGTACTTTATGCGGGTAGTTTGGATCATAGTTAATGAATCCGATTAATGGGGATGAGAACCTCAAATTTATGTGTTGTGTTTattgtattattaattttttttataagaaacGGGAACTTCATCCCGCTTCACATTCCCTACATAATCCATGTAAATACATATTCTCGTACCCCTATTtcattctttattattattttcaccCGTATCCAAACATCCCGTGGATCATGGTAAATCCAGTAGACAAACCGATTATACTCGGGCCTCGTAAAATTTGGTCCTGTAACTAATTTATGTATGTCGAGATTTTccattgtttttttaaaacagaGATTTTCCATTGTTCTCCGTTACATTCTAATGGTACCGAGTTCTCCTGCAACGAAAGTTACAAAAGAAAAAGTGCTCTTAGATCTCGACTCAAACAGAGAAGGTGGTACTGAGCAACATAAAAGAAAAACAGAGGTGCTACAGAATAAGAGAAAACATAGCGAAATAAAAAACGTATTAAAagagtttttctttttttggaaAGTAATATATCTTACCCCTCTCCTTTTAGGAGGAAGTGGCAATAATGACTGATGAGAATTGTTTGTTTCCATTTTTCTCATGTTTATAACTCGCTAAATGTCTCCGTTCAAAACCaacttaacaaaaaatttaagctACACAAGAGAATGGACTATTGACTATTAAATAGTACTAGAGTCTAGAGCTACTAGCCAAACTAAAGATTTTGTTACTGCTATGAATACGAAATTTTTGGTTTTCTTACCTACAAAACTTAGAGCAACCCCAATGCACGCTCTCCTTACTCATATTTGGTCTAGGTGGACGAGATTTAGGGGTTAGCATCAAAAATCAGTCCCCCAACGCAACTCCTTGTTCTCTAAAAATTTTAGGGGAGAGAAAACTCATCCCCTAATTTGAGAGAGCAAAAAGCCAACCCCTATAATACCATATCATCAATACtacctatataatataaaatatatttactccAACTGTATCTCTTCTCACATATATTACcttaaatattgaataaatattaatttttaaattttaggtaACAAGTATAAGTAATACCAC
Protein-coding regions in this window:
- the LOC108194464 gene encoding stress-related protein, giving the protein MAETQSVRVDEKQLKYLGFVQEAAIYVILLVTSFYEYAKSNSGPLKSGILTVEGAVTAVIGPVYHKFHHVPFQLLLFVDRKVDQLMTKVDHHMPALIKDTSSQVRLLVSEIKQVGVVETAKKRAHTVYIKYQPVANEYYCKYEPLAEKYIVVVWNSLNRLPLFPQLAHVLVPTAAYCATRYNRTVVYFRSRSYTVSYYVPLVPVEKIAKIFKTTENGHAARNGYAADGKTQ